TGATGCGGCTGCGGCGCTGCGGGCCGGCCATGACGCGGTCGACCGCCTCGTCGAGGGCACGGTTGTCGATCAGCTGCGCGTTCGAACGCGCCGTCAGCAGGGCGGCCTCGTTGAGGACGTTGGCCAGGTCGGCACCGGTGAAGCCGGGCGTCTTGCGAGCCAAGACCTCGAGGTTGACCGAGGCGGCCAGGGGCTTGCCCTTGCCGTGCACCTCGAGGATCTGCTTGCGGCCGTCGAGGCCGGGAGCGTCGACGCCGATCTGACGGTCGAAGCGGCCGGGGCGCAGCAGGGCCGGGTCGAGCACGTCGGGACGGTTGGTCGCCGCGATCAGGATGACGTTGGTCTTGACGTCGAAGCCGTCCATCTCGACCAGCAGCTGGTTGAGGGTCTGCTCGCGCTCGTCGTTGCCGCCGCCGATGCCGGCTCCGCGGTGACGACCGACGGCGTCGATCTCGTCGACGAAGATGATCGCGGGGCTGTTCTGCTTCGCCTGTTCGAAGAGGTCGCGGACGCGGCTGGCGCCGACGCCGACGAACATCTCGACGAAGTCCGACCCCGAGATCGAGAAGAAGGGGACGCCGGCCTCGCCGGCGACGGCGCGCGCGAGCAGGGTCTTGCCGGTGCCGGGAGGGCCGTAGAGCAGCACGCCCTTTGGGATGCGGGCGCCGACGGCCTGGAACTTGGCCGGCTCTTTCAGGAACTCTTTGATCTCTTCGAGCTCTTCGATCGCCTCGTCGGCCCCGGCGACGTCGGTGAACATGACCTGCGGCGTCTCTTTCGACGCCAGCTTGGCCTTGGACTTGCCGAACTGCATGACCTTGCTGCCGCCGCCCTGCATGGACGAGAGCAGGAACCAGAAGATGACGCCGATGATCAGGAACGGCAGCAGGATGCTGAGCAGCGACATGAACCAGCTGGTCTGCGTGACGGTGTCGTCGAAGTTCTCGAGATTGGCGTCGTTGACGGCATCGACGACCTCGGAGCCACGCGGCGTCGCGTAGTAGAACTGCTCGGCCTTGTCGCCGTCCTTCAGGACGAGGTCGACGCGCTGCTCGTTGCTGAAGATCGTCGCCGACTTGACCTTGTCGGTCTGGATCGCCTCGAGGCCCTTCTGGGTCGAGATCTGGGTCGTGCCCGCCCCGCTGATGAGGCTCCACCCGATGCCGATGCCGATGACCGCGATCACGATGTAGATGATCGGACCGCGGAAGAGTTTCTTGAAGTCCATGTCAGTACGGGCGACGCCCGACACCTTTCTGCAGGAAGAACGTGAGCAAAAGGGTACATCGGGGCTGCTATGCCCTGGATGGGTGTTCGCCGAGGGCTTGATCCGCCCCGCCGGGGAGCGGACCGCTAGCTGTAGACGTGCGGGGCCAGCACCCCGACACCGCGCAGGTTGCGGTACTTCTCGTCGTAGTCGAGGCCGTAGCCGATGACGAAGTCGTTGGGGATCTCGAAGCCGACGTACTTGACGTCGACCGCGACCTTGGCGGCGGCCGGCTTGCGGAAGAGGGCGAAGATCTCGACCGACGCGGCGCCGCGCTTCTGCAGGTTCTCGAGCAACCACGACAGGGTCAGGCCCGAGTCGATGATGTCCTCGACGATGATGACGTCACGGCCGTGCAGGTCGCTGTCGAGGTCTTTGAGGATGCGCACGACGCCCGACGACTTGGTGCCCGAGCCGTACGACGAGACGGCCATCCAGTCCATCGCCGAGGCCAGCTTGAGCTCGCGCGAGAAGTCGGCCATCACCATGACGGCGCCCTTGAGCACGCCCACCAGCAGCGGTTCGCGGCCGACGTAGTCGGCCTCGACCTGCCGCGCGACCTCGGCGATCTTGGCGTGGATCTGCTCTTCGGTGTAGAGCACGCTGGTCAGGTCGGCCTCGATGTCGCTGAGTTCCATGGTGGTGTCGTGCTCCTGGGGTCGTGGGGTGCCGAGGGGGGATCTCAGGAGGCGCCGGTCGCCGAGAAGTGCAGCGCGCCTCCGGTGCGTTCCACTGTAATGCCCGGCAGCGACACCGCCCCCTGCCCGTGCCAGTCGGTCACCAGCCGGGCGACCTCGAGGGTCTGGACGCGGCTGAGCGAGACGCCGAACTCGCTCTGCACCGCGAGCCGGATGAGTCGCTGGCGCAGGGCCGCCGGGTTCGCGGCGAGCCCGCGGACGTCGAGCGAGATGCCCGCCTCGGCGTGGTCGGCGAGCTCTTCGGCCAGTTCGTCGGCGAAGTGGTCGAGGGCGGAGGAGTCCTCGCGCAGGGCGTCCGCCGTGCGCGCGAGCGCCTCGGTGATGCCCGGGCCCAGCTCGCGCTCGAGCATCGGCAGGACGGTCTGCCGCAGCCGCACCCGCGTGAACGTCGGGTCGTCGTTGTGCGGATCGGCCCAGGCCTCGAGGCCGGCGTCGGTGCACGCCGACGCCGTGGTCGAGCGACCGACGGCCAGCAGGGGGCGGGCGTAGAGGCCCGAGCGCGCCTCCATGCCGCTCAGGCTCGTCGCGCCGCTGCCACGGGTGAGGCCGAGCAGCACCGTCTCGGCCTGGTCGTCTCGGGTGTGGCCGAGCAGCACGGTGCGGGCGCCCTGCTCGGCGGCGACGGAGGACAGCGCCTCGTAGCGGGCCGTGCGGGCCGCCGCCTCGGGGCCGCCCTCGGTGCCCACCGAGACGCGCACGACGACGACGGGATCGAGCCCGAGGCCGCGCGCCTGGTCGGCCGCGCGCGCCGCGACGGTGCGTGAGTCGCCCTGCAGGTCGTGGTCGACGACGACGGCCCCGGCGCGCAACCCCGCACGCGGCGCCTCGAAGGCGAGACCCGCCGCGAGCGCGAGCGAGTCCGGTCCGCCGCTCAGGGCGACCAGCACCAGGTCGCCCTCGTCGTGACCGGACAAGGAGGCGCGCACGGCACGTCGGACGTCGGCCGTCGCGGGGGTCAGGCGGGGTCTGTCGGGCATCTTGTAACGTTAGCGACACCGCCGACCCGTCGGGTCGGACCCCCAACGACGCATCGCAAGGAGCACACCCATGGCCGCGTACGACGCCGTGATCGAGATCCCCAAAGGCAGCCGCAACAAGTACGAGGTCGACCACGAGACCGGTCGCGTCTACCTCGACCGCGTCCTGTTCACCGGGTTCGTCTACCCGACCGACTACGGCTTCTTCGAGAACACGCTGGGCCTCGACGGCGACCCCGTCGACGTGCTCGTGCTGCTCGACTACCCGCTCTTCCCGGGCGTGGGCGTCAAGGTGCGTCCGGTCGGCGTCTTCAACATGACCGACGACGGCGGCAGCGACGCCAAGGTCATCGCCGTCCCCGCGAAGGACCCGCGCTGGGAGCACATCCAGGACGTCACCGACGTGCCCGAGTACCTCCGCAAAGAGATCGAGCACTTCTTCGAGCACTACAAGGACCTCGAGCCCGGCAAGTGGGTCAAGACCGAGGGCTGGGGCGACGCCGCCGAGGCCGAGGCCATCGTCGAGGCCGGCATCACGAAGCTGGCCGACGAGGGGCACTGACCTCCCGCACCCCGGCACGACGAAGGGCCCGACACCACATGGTGTCGGGCCCTTCGTCGTCCCGCCGGGCGCGGACGGCGCCTACAGGCGGATGCCGCGGTCGGCCATGAACGGCTGCGGGTTCTGCGCGACGCCGCCGACGCGGGTCTCGAAGTGCAGGTGGCACCCGGTCGAGTTGCCGGTCGAGCCGACGTGACCGATCTGCTGGCCGGTGCCGACCGCCTGGCCGACGCTGACCATGATGCCGCCGTTCGGCTGGTGGCCGTAGCCGGTCGTGACGCCGTTGCCGTGGTCGATGAGCACGAAGTTGCCGTAGCCGCCGTACCAGCCGGCGTAGGTGACGACGCCCGCGGTCGCCGCGTAGATCGGCGAGTTGCAGCCCGCGGCGAGGTCGGTGCCCGCGTGCAGGATGTACGCGTGCGTCACCGGGTTGACGCGCATGCCGAAGCCGCTCGAGATGTTGCCGCCGGCGGGGCGCGTCCAGCCCTGGGGCGAGACGACTCCGAGCGCCGTGCCGTTGGTCGCCGCCGCTGCGGCCGCCGCTGCCGCGCGGGACTCCTCGACGCCTTTCTGGTACTCGGCCTCGGTGTGGTCGACGTTGGTCTTGAGGGTCTCGAGCTGGGCCTGGAGCCGCGCCTGGTTCTCCTGCTGCGCGGCGAGGGCGTCGCTCGCGGCCTGGGCGGCGTCGTTCGCGTCGGCCAGGGCCTGCTGTGCCGTGTCGGCCAGCACGGCGAGGGCGGCCTCGGCGACGGCGGCCTGGTCGCTGAGCCCCTGGGCGGTGTTGCGGTCCTGGGTGGCCTGCGCGTAGATGCCGTCGGCCTGCTCGGTGAGCTTGCTCATCGCGCCGAGCTTGTAGAGCAGCTGCCCGGCCTCACCCGGGTCGGCGATCAGGCTGCCGCTGACGCCGTTCGTTCCGCCGGAGCGACCGAGCTGCGCGGCGAGCTGACCCGCGCGCTCCTCGCTGGCGGCGGCCACCTCGTCGGCGGCGTCGGCCTGCGACTGCAGCTGCGTGGTCTTGTACTGCGCGTCGTCGTACGCGGACTGGGCCTTCTGCAGCTCGTCGCCGCGCTTCTCGGCCTCGGTGTTCTTGGCGTCGAGGTCCGCCTGCATCTGGGTGAGGATGCCCTCGAGGTTGGTGATCTCGGCCTGCTTGGCGGTCTCGTCGCCCCGGGCCTTCTGGACGTCCTCCCACGACGGGTAGGACGCGGCGGTGGCCGAGGACGCCGGCAGTCCGACGACGCCCGCGGTGAGCAGCAGGGACGCGGCGGCGATCGAGACGACGACGCGGGCGAGCCGCGACGACGGCGCGAGGGGACCCGACGTGAGGCTCGCCAGGCGGGCTCGACCGGGTCGGCGGGTGGTGGTCATCGAGTGGGTCCGATTCGTCGTGACGGCGTCGAGTCCGTGGGGCCGGTGGTCGCCGTGCTGGACACGGTAACCCCGGCGGGCGGTCCCGTACAGCACCGCGAGGCGGTGACGACGGGCGGGCCGACCCGGGGGCGGGCCCGAACTCTCAAGAACGACTTGAAACTAGCCTCCGCTCGGACGATCGCCGGGCAATCACGACGGAGTGGCGGGCGAGTCGCGTGACCAGGACGGGGGACGAGGAGGCGCGCGCATCGCTCCGCGTCGCCCCCGTTTTGCATTTGCCCGCGATCATCCGTATGCTCTGTGATCGGTTGCTATGACGTCCTCGGACACGGCCCCATCGTTTAGTGGCCTAGGACACCGCCCTTTCACGGCGGCAGCACGGGTTCGAATCCCGTTGGGGTCACCAGCACCACCGCAAGACCGTACCGAGGCACCATCTGCACCAAACACAACAGAACATCGAGTACGCTGTGTCACAGCAGCAAGTTTGGCCCTGTAGCGCAGTTGGTTAGCGCGCCGCCCTGTCACGGCGGAGGTCGCCGGTTCAAGTCCGGTCAGGGTCGCCAAGGCGAGTTCATCGCCTGGGGGCTTCGGGCCCTCACGGCTGGGTAGCTCAGTTGGTAGAGCGTTCGACTGAAAATCGAAAGGTCCACGGATCGATGCCGTGTCCAGCCACAGAAGGCCCCGCTCAGGCGGGGCCTGACTCGTTTAACGGCCTAGCCGCCCGGCGGCTCTGCTGCGAAGCCGTCCGTCGGCACCGCGGTGCGGCCGTGAGCCGGCACGGCAGGACGGCCGCGTGAGCATCGGACACGACCCGGCGGTCGTCTCCCTCCGCAGCCGCTGGCTCGACCCGCTCGTCGCCGGCCTCGCGGCTCTGCTGCTCGGTGCCGCGTTCAGCTGGGTGCCCTCGTACTGGAGCGACGAGGCGACGACGCTGCAGGTGGCGCGCCTTCCCCTCGGCGAGTTGCTGGCGTTCGTCCACCAGCGCGACGCGGTGCACACGGTCTACTACCTCGTCATGCACTTCTGGGTCGGCGCCTTCGGTGAGGCCGAGGTGGCCACGAGGTTCCCGTCGGCCGTCTTCGTCGGGGCCGGCGCCGCCGGGGTGCTCGTCCTGACGCGCATGCTGACCACCCGGCGTACGGCCCTGCTGGCCGCCGCCCTCTTCGCGGTGCTGCCCCGCTTCACGCTCGAGGCCGCCGAAGCCCGTCCCTACGCACTCTCGGCCGCACTGGCCGTCTGGGTGACCGTGCTGCTGCTCGTGGCGTCCCGGCGTCACCGCCGACGCTGGTGGATCGGGTACGGCGCGGTCCTCGCCGGGTCGATCGCGACCTTCGTCCCCCTCGGCCTGATCATCGTGGTGCACGGCGTCTTCCTGCTGTTGGCGCCGGCACAGCGCCGACGTCGGGGAGCCCGCCACCGCCTCCTCGGCTGGTCCGTCTCGACCGGGGCGGCCTTGTTCGTGACCTCGCCGGTGATCGGGACGGTCCTCGCCGAGCGCTCGCGCCTCCTGGGGGTGGCCGACCCCTCGACGGGCGCCGACGTCACCTGGTGGACGGTCCTGGTCGAACCGTGGTTCGTCACGGGCCTGGCCTTCGCCGTCGTGTCGGCGGTCCTGCTCATCCTGCTCGGCACCCGCCTGCGTGACCGCTCGCGGACGCCGGGCAGCGTGGTGTTGCTCGGCGCGCTCTGGGTCGCGCTGCCCGCCGGGCTGCTGCTCGCGTTGGGGCTCGTCCTGTCGCCCGTGTACACGTCGAGACTCGTGACCTTCTCGGCACCGGGCATGTGCCTGCTGCTGGCCGTGGCCGTCACCGGGTTCCGACGGCGCTGGATCAGCATCGCCCTCGTCGCCCTGCTGGTGGCGGCCTCGGTCCCGACGTACGTGCTGCAACGGCTGCCGACCGGCAAGGGGGGCGGCAGCGACCTCTCCCAGCTCTCGAGCTACATCGAGAGCCAGGCCCGCCCGGGCGACGCGTTCCTGCTCGACGCGACCGGCACCGTGTCGACGCGACCCCGCCAGGCGATCTACGCCTACCCGGAGCGCTTCGCCGAGCTCGACGATGTCGCCTTCGTGCGGTCGGGGCTGCCGTCGGGCTCGTACTCGGACGTCACCCTGCGTCTCGACGACGAGGACGACGCCGTCGAGCTGGCCGACCGGCTGTCGTCGGTCAACCGCCTGTGGATCGCACGACTCTCGGTCGACGTCCTCAGCGAGGCCGACCTGCGCCAGCTGCGCGACGAGGGGTACGAGATCCGGCAGGAGCACCGCACCGGACGCAGCGTCGTCTACCTCTTCGCGCGGCCGCCGGGCTGACGCTCAGCGACGCAGCTCGAGGGTGCAGCACTTGACGCCACCGCCGCCGAGCAGCAGCTCGGAGAGGTCGACGCCGATCGGGTTGTAGCCGCGCTCGCGCAGCTGACGCTCGAAGCCGGTCGCCCGGGCGGCGATCACGACGTTGTAGCCGTCCGAGTACGAGTTGAGGCCGAGGATGGCCGCGTCCTCCTCGCTGACGAGGATCGCGTCGGGGAAGCGCTGCCGCAGGATCGCGAGCGAGGCGTCGTCGAAGGCGCTCTCGAGGTACGCGATGGTGTGACGGCCGTCCACCGGCTCGGGGTCGAGCACGGCGATGGCGGTGTCGAGGTGGTAGAAGCTCGGGTTCACGAGGGTGAGGCTGACGACCTCGCGCCCGAAGACGCGACCGATCTCGTCGTGCGAACTCGAGTCGCTGCGGAAGCCCGTGCCGGCCAGGATGACGTCGCCGACCAGCAGGAAGTCCCCCTCGCCCTCGTTGGTCTCGGCGGGCTCGGCCACCTCGAAGCCGGCCGAGGCGAACCAGCGCATGTAGGCCGGGCCCTCGGCCTGGCGCTCGGGGTAGGTGAAGCGCGCACCGTACGCGACGCCGTCGAGGACGAAGCCGCCGTTGGCCGCGTAGACCATGTCCGGCAGGCCCTCTTCGGGGTCGATAAGCTCGACGTCGAATCCGAGTCCGACATAGGTGTCGTAGAGGGTCTGCCACTGGGCCAGCGCCAACGAGGTGTCGGTCGGCTGGGTGGGGTCCATCCACGGGTTGATCTTGTAGCTGACGGTGAAGTGCTCCGGTCGGCACATCAAGATGGTCCGGTGGCTCGCCACACGGGCGGCGTCCCGTCGGGCGGTCGCGTCGGGCAGGTCGGAAGGTTCGATCGTCAGGCTCACCGGATCAGTGTCACATCGCCGGCGCGCACGAGGCCGGGCTCTCACGCAACATTCTTGCGTATTTGTCAGCTTTGGTGCAGTTTTCCCGCGTAGCATGCCTTCGTGGACAATCTCGACTACGGCATCATCGACCTCCTGCGCCAGAACGCCCGTGCCGGGTACGGCGACATCGGCGCCTCGGTCGGCCTCAGTGCCTCGGCGGTCAAACGTCGCGTCGACCGTCTCGTCGCCGACGGGGTGATCAAGGGCTTCACCGTGCAGGTCGACCCCGCCGTCGACGGGCTCGGCACCGAGGCCTACGTCGAGCTGTTCTGCCGCGGCACCGTCTCGCCCCAAGAACTGCAGCGCATCCTCGGCACGGTGCCCGAGGTCGTCGACGCCGGCACGGTGACCGGCAGTGCCGACGCCATCGTCCACATGCGCAGCCGCGACATCCCGTCGCTCGAGGAAGCCCTCGAGCGCGTCCGCAACGCCCCGAACGTCGACCACACGCGCAGCGCGATCGTGCTGTCGAAACTCATCAGCCGCCGCTCGGCCTGACGACGGCCTGACGACGGCCTGACGGCGGGCCGCGGGCGGCCGGTGGGCGGCCGGTCGCGGTCAGAGCCGCAGGTCGGCCAGCGCGGGGTCGAGGCGGCCGTACCGGTGCGCCGTCAGCGAGACGGACTGCTCGCGCACGAACGCCAGCAGTTCGATCCGCCCCTCTTCGGTCACCTCGCCCGAGAAGATCGTCACGTCGGGGCTGCCCTGCAGCGCCCGGGCCACTGCGGCGGGGTCTCCGCCGATCAGCCGGATGCGCAGGCCGCGGTAGGCGGCGACCGCCTCGGGTGACGGGGCCGGTCTCGAGTCGTCGACGCGCGCCTCGTCGGTGGCGGCCCGCTCGCCCCCGGCGGCCTCCGCCAGCAGGTCGAGCACGTCCGGGCCGGTCGCCTCGGCCGTGGTGCCCTGCAACGCCCCCGCGGCGGCCCGCGCGACGAACGCCTCGTCGCTCTCGACGACGACGTCGCGCACGCGCACCGGGGACGAGGAGGCGCGCCACAGGTGCACGAGACCCGCCGGCAACGGCACGGCCGAGCTGATGGCCAGGGTCGACCCCGCCCGCGCACCGGCGGCGACGAGCCGGACGAGCGCCGACGGATCGGCCCCGGAGGAGAGTCGCACCGTCACGGGGTGCGGTCGGTAGCGCAGCACGTTGCGCTCGACCACGAGGCCGGTGACGTCGCGGGCCAACCCGAACTCGGACTGCCAGGCGCGCTGGTCGCTCTCGACGGCCGTGCGGAGCGAGTCGAACTGCTCGAACGACAAGGTGGGTCGGGCCGCGTCGACCAGGCGGGTGACCCCCTCGGAGACGTCGTGCAGGCGCAGCGAGGGGCGCGGGTCGTGGGGCCGGTGGCGCCAGGCCCCCTGGCCGATCAGGGCGTTCGGGCCACCGGGCTTGAGGCCCCGACCGATCGCCCGTCGACCCCACCCGCCGGTGGGCCGGCGGCGCACCCGCGCGCCCGTCGTCGGACCGCCGACGACGAGGTCGCCCGCCCGCACGGTGTGCAGCCATTCGTCGATCTCGTCGACGTCGAGGGAGTGCAGGCCCGCCACGTCGCCGCCGCTCTCGGCGTTCTGCACCGCGACCGCCTCGGCGAGGGTCTCGACGGTGACGATGCCGACGACGGGGACCCCGTGCGTGCTCGAGGCGAAGGCACCCCGGGGGTCGACACCGTCGCGCACGCCCGGTGAGCAGAGGGCCCCGGCCGCGTCGAGGGGACGCGGCTCGAGCAGCCAGGTCTCGCCGGGGCCGAGCACGGTCAGGGCGTCGAGCTCGGACCCGGTCGGGGCGGAGGCGAGCGGCCCCATCACGGTGGCGACGTCGTCGGCCGGACCGACGACGACCGCCTCGAAGGCCTCGCGCAGCAGGCGGCGGAACGTCTCGCCGTGACCGACGGAACCGACGGCGAGCACGAGGTCGAGGGCGCCGTGGCCGCGGCCGGCGTGGTCGACGACGCTCGCGACGACGTCGGCGGCGGCGAGCTCGAGGTCGGCCGAGGGGGTGACAACGAGCGAGGTGACCCCCCGGGTCCGCACGGCGAGGTCGAGGTCGGGGCGCGCGTCGCGGAGGCCGACGGCCGTCTCGACCGGCGCGTGGCCGACGACCCGGTCGACCACGGGGTGCGTCAGCAGGGCCCGTTCGTGGTCGGGGTCGTCGGCGACGACCAGGGCCAGGAGCGAGTCGGGGACGCCGACCGCCCAGAGCGCTTCCGCGACGACGGCGACCGCCCGCCGCCGGCCGGGGGGCAGGTGGACGACGACCGCGCTGCCGGCGCCGAACGCCGCGAGCACCCCCTCGACCGTGCTGGCGACGGGTGTGACGAGGTCGGGCACGACGACCGTCAGCCGCGGGGGCCGGTGCTCGGCCGTGTCGACGGTCGCGAGGTCGCGGGTCAGGATCGCCAGCCGGTGGGCCGAGTCGACGGCCGCGCCGACCTCGTGGTCGGCCTCGGACAGGGTCGAGCCGGACTCGCTGACGGACACCTCGACGAGGCGCGAGCGCCGCAGGGCGAGCTCTCGGCCCGCGAGGTCGAGCAGCTCGGCGCGGGTCTCGGGGTCTTGGCCGCCCCAGGCCGCCCCGGCCGAGGAGGCGCGGGTCACCAGCGCCTCGAGGGCTGCGTCGTCGAGGGCCGCGTCGTCGAGGGCTCCGTCGTCGAAGGCTCCGTCCCCGGAGGACGCGGCCCCGAGGGAGGGGGCCGCGTCGGCGGTCTCGACGCCGGCGACCGACCGACGGGCGCGCCCGAGCACACCCCGGGCCCACCGGCGGTTGCCGTCGAGCGAGGGATCGGTGTCGGCCTCGGCCGCGAAGTCGACGACGTGGTCGGGACCCTCGTCTAGCGGCCCGGACCGGTCTCGTCGCCGCCGGGGCACGGAGGGCAGCTCGGCCACGGTCGCGACGGCGCGGTCGTGCCGACGAGCCTCGCGGGCGAACGCGGCCTCGTGGTCGACGTCGAGGGTGCTCGAGAGGAATCCCTCGGGGTCGGCGAGCGCGTCCAGCCGGCCCACCAGGTGTCGCACGGCGGAGTCGAACTCGCCGGAGACGATCACCGGCGCCTGGAGGACGAGCGAACCGAGCTCGGAGCGGACGACCTCGGCGAGACCGGGCGCGGACCCCAGCCACATCTCGACGTCGAGCAGGTGGTCGGTGCCGTGGCGACGGGCGACCGTGACGGCATGGGCCAGGTCGAAGACGTCGTGACCCGCGAGTCCGACCCGGGCGACCGCGGCGTTCTCGGGCCTCAGGGCGAACTCGACCAGCCGGAGGTGGCTGGCGTCGGTCTCGTGCTTGGCCTCGAAGGTGACGACGGGCCAGTCGTGCAGGCGGGCGTCGACGATCTCGTCGCGGCGTGACCCGCCCTTCACCAGCCGGACCGAGATCGGGGCGCCGCCCCGATCGACACGGTCCCGGGCCCAGTCGGTGAGCAGCCGCAGCGAGTCGAGCGCCTCGGGGACGTACGACTGGACGACGATGCCCGCCGTGACGGACTCGAGCCCGGGTCGGTCGAGCAGTCGCGTGAAGACGTCGATCGTCAGGTCGACGTCGGCGTGCCGGTCGACGCCGAGGGTGAGGAGGGTGCCCGTCGACGCCGCGAGCTCGAGCAGGGGCCCGAGCCTCGACTCAGCCAGGTCGCTCGTCTCGTCGAAGGACCAGGGCGAGGTCGGACCGACGAGCTCGCGGACGGTCGTCGTGACGCGCTCGACGTCGGGCCGCTCGATCAGGGCCCGGACCGCGGCGACCCGCCGCTCGGCCTGGGTCGGCCCCGACACCACGGGCCCCCAGGCGGTCAGGTCGAGCCGGACGCCGTCGCCCCGCAGTCCGGCGAGGGCCTGCGTGAGCTTCTCGGGTGGTGCGTCGACGAGCAGGTGCCCGACCATGTGGCGCAGCGTCCGCCGCGCGACCGGCATGATCGGCTTGGGTGCGAGCGGACCGAATCCCCCGCCGAACGAGATCGCCGCCCGCAGGTGCCAGGGCAGCAGGGCCGGCGTGCGTCGGCTGAGCGAGTCGAGTGCGGACGCGGCCGCACGGTCGTCTTCGGGTCGGACGACGCGGTCGGCGAAGTCGCGGGCGAAGTCGAGCCCGCGGGGGTCGCGCAGCACCTCGGTCAGACGGGCGGCCGGACCCTGCACCGGGACGGCACGCGCGGCGTCCCACCAGCGGCGGGCTGTCTCGACGGTCTGCTGCGTGACTTCGTCGGCGTGCACATCGGACATGGGTCGAGGATATGCCGCGCCACCGTCCCTACACTGGGCGAATGGCCGACGAACTCACCGACGAGGAGTGGGTCGTCTGGGACTCCTTCTACGTCATGAGACGACGTCTCGACCGTGCCCTCGAGGTCCGCCTGCAGAGCGATTCGGGCGTCTCCGCACCCGAGTACGAGATCCTCGTCGGCCTGGGCAGGAGCAGCGACCGACGCTCGCGCGTGCGCGACATCGCCGAGCAGATCGGCTGGGAGAAGAGCCGGGTCAGCCACCAGGTCACGCGCATGGAACGCCGCGGGCTGGTGCGCCGCACCGAGTGCGCGTCCGATGCGCGCGGCACCTGGGTCGAACTGACGCCTGACGGCCGCCGGGCCATGCTCGCCGCCACCCGGGGCCACACGG
This genomic interval from Frigoribacterium sp. Leaf415 contains the following:
- the ftsH gene encoding ATP-dependent zinc metalloprotease FtsH, which gives rise to MDFKKLFRGPIIYIVIAVIGIGIGWSLISGAGTTQISTQKGLEAIQTDKVKSATIFSNEQRVDLVLKDGDKAEQFYYATPRGSEVVDAVNDANLENFDDTVTQTSWFMSLLSILLPFLIIGVIFWFLLSSMQGGGSKVMQFGKSKAKLASKETPQVMFTDVAGADEAIEELEEIKEFLKEPAKFQAVGARIPKGVLLYGPPGTGKTLLARAVAGEAGVPFFSISGSDFVEMFVGVGASRVRDLFEQAKQNSPAIIFVDEIDAVGRHRGAGIGGGNDEREQTLNQLLVEMDGFDVKTNVILIAATNRPDVLDPALLRPGRFDRQIGVDAPGLDGRKQILEVHGKGKPLAASVNLEVLARKTPGFTGADLANVLNEAALLTARSNAQLIDNRALDEAVDRVMAGPQRRSRIMNDHEKLITAYHEGGHALAAAAMRHTDPVTKITILPRGRALGYTMVLPLEDKYSVTRNELLDQLTYAMGGRVAEELVFHDPTTGASNDIEKATATARKMVTEYGMSNKVGSVKLGQASGEMMMGRDGSSRDYSENIAETVDAEVRVLLEQAHDEAWQVINDNRDVLDFLARELLEKETLDHDELAEIFKDVRKLPERPQWLSSDKRPVSDRPAIPMPTKSPVDAEAVDGGVDSEPTTKPARTRPPRTTPGIATA
- the hpt gene encoding hypoxanthine phosphoribosyltransferase, with translation MELSDIEADLTSVLYTEEQIHAKIAEVARQVEADYVGREPLLVGVLKGAVMVMADFSRELKLASAMDWMAVSSYGSGTKSSGVVRILKDLDSDLHGRDVIIVEDIIDSGLTLSWLLENLQKRGAASVEIFALFRKPAAAKVAVDVKYVGFEIPNDFVIGYGLDYDEKYRNLRGVGVLAPHVYS
- the tilS gene encoding tRNA lysidine(34) synthetase TilS translates to MPDRPRLTPATADVRRAVRASLSGHDEGDLVLVALSGGPDSLALAAGLAFEAPRAGLRAGAVVVDHDLQGDSRTVAARAADQARGLGLDPVVVVRVSVGTEGGPEAAARTARYEALSSVAAEQGARTVLLGHTRDDQAETVLLGLTRGSGATSLSGMEARSGLYARPLLAVGRSTTASACTDAGLEAWADPHNDDPTFTRVRLRQTVLPMLERELGPGITEALARTADALREDSSALDHFADELAEELADHAEAGISLDVRGLAANPAALRQRLIRLAVQSEFGVSLSRVQTLEVARLVTDWHGQGAVSLPGITVERTGGALHFSATGAS
- the ppa gene encoding inorganic diphosphatase, yielding MAAYDAVIEIPKGSRNKYEVDHETGRVYLDRVLFTGFVYPTDYGFFENTLGLDGDPVDVLVLLDYPLFPGVGVKVRPVGVFNMTDDGGSDAKVIAVPAKDPRWEHIQDVTDVPEYLRKEIEHFFEHYKDLEPGKWVKTEGWGDAAEAEAIVEAGITKLADEGH
- a CDS encoding M23 family metallopeptidase, with product MTTTRRPGRARLASLTSGPLAPSSRLARVVVSIAAASLLLTAGVVGLPASSATAASYPSWEDVQKARGDETAKQAEITNLEGILTQMQADLDAKNTEAEKRGDELQKAQSAYDDAQYKTTQLQSQADAADEVAAASEERAGQLAAQLGRSGGTNGVSGSLIADPGEAGQLLYKLGAMSKLTEQADGIYAQATQDRNTAQGLSDQAAVAEAALAVLADTAQQALADANDAAQAASDALAAQQENQARLQAQLETLKTNVDHTEAEYQKGVEESRAAAAAAAAATNGTALGVVSPQGWTRPAGGNISSGFGMRVNPVTHAYILHAGTDLAAGCNSPIYAATAGVVTYAGWYGGYGNFVLIDHGNGVTTGYGHQPNGGIMVSVGQAVGTGQQIGHVGSTGNSTGCHLHFETRVGGVAQNPQPFMADRGIRL
- a CDS encoding glycosyltransferase family 39 protein, whose amino-acid sequence is MSIGHDPAVVSLRSRWLDPLVAGLAALLLGAAFSWVPSYWSDEATTLQVARLPLGELLAFVHQRDAVHTVYYLVMHFWVGAFGEAEVATRFPSAVFVGAGAAGVLVLTRMLTTRRTALLAAALFAVLPRFTLEAAEARPYALSAALAVWVTVLLLVASRRHRRRWWIGYGAVLAGSIATFVPLGLIIVVHGVFLLLAPAQRRRRGARHRLLGWSVSTGAALFVTSPVIGTVLAERSRLLGVADPSTGADVTWWTVLVEPWFVTGLAFAVVSAVLLILLGTRLRDRSRTPGSVVLLGALWVALPAGLLLALGLVLSPVYTSRLVTFSAPGMCLLLAVAVTGFRRRWISIALVALLVAASVPTYVLQRLPTGKGGGSDLSQLSSYIESQARPGDAFLLDATGTVSTRPRQAIYAYPERFAELDDVAFVRSGLPSGSYSDVTLRLDDEDDAVELADRLSSVNRLWIARLSVDVLSEADLRQLRDEGYEIRQEHRTGRSVVYLFARPPG
- the ddaH gene encoding dimethylargininase encodes the protein MSLTIEPSDLPDATARRDAARVASHRTILMCRPEHFTVSYKINPWMDPTQPTDTSLALAQWQTLYDTYVGLGFDVELIDPEEGLPDMVYAANGGFVLDGVAYGARFTYPERQAEGPAYMRWFASAGFEVAEPAETNEGEGDFLLVGDVILAGTGFRSDSSSHDEIGRVFGREVVSLTLVNPSFYHLDTAIAVLDPEPVDGRHTIAYLESAFDDASLAILRQRFPDAILVSEEDAAILGLNSYSDGYNVVIAARATGFERQLRERGYNPIGVDLSELLLGGGGVKCCTLELRR
- a CDS encoding Lrp/AsnC family transcriptional regulator; the protein is MDNLDYGIIDLLRQNARAGYGDIGASVGLSASAVKRRVDRLVADGVIKGFTVQVDPAVDGLGTEAYVELFCRGTVSPQELQRILGTVPEVVDAGTVTGSADAIVHMRSRDIPSLEEALERVRNAPNVDHTRSAIVLSKLISRRSA